AGTAATTACAAATTTTAACGATTTGTAACATTATAGCAAAAAGGGGATGGAAATATGACTTTATCGATGATAGATCGCTTACAGGTACTACCAACGACAGCAATTTCCGATGCAACAGGGGGACATACGAATGTAGCATCAGCAATTAAACCGCTTGCCGATCACTTTAAAATTGCCGGACAAGCGAGAACGGTACGTCTGCCGGACGGGGAAAATGGTGCGGTACTGGAAGCAATAAGCCAGGCTGAAAAAGGGGAAATTTTAGTCATCGATGCTAAAGGCAATACGAATCGTGCTGTAGCTGGGGACTTTGTTATGCAGCTTGCGCAAGGTGTCGGTGTCCAAGGTTTTGTTGTGGACGGGGTTATTCGCGATATAGCAGCTGCAAAGGAAATTGATTTTCCGGTATTTGCATTAGGTACAACAGTAGCAGCAGGCAATAAACATGGTGGTGGGACAGTAGGCATAGCCGTGTCTGTAGGAAATGTGGCTGTTCAAACAGGCGATTATGTAGTTGGTGATAGTGATGGGGTTGTGATTATCCCTCAGGAGGATATTGAGCAGATTATTGAGGCTGCAGAAGCAAAAGTGGCAAAAGATGAAGAGCGGGCACATGAAGCATTATATAACGGGGAAGCATCAATCCGCGCATATTTAGCAAAAGTAGTGAAATAAAAAATGGCGTAGTGAATATATTGTTCACTACGCCATTTTCTAATTTTATTTTAAGTTCGCAGCTTGGTATTCAGCAAATTGCTTCTCGTCGAAACGTTTTTCCCATTTCGCCATAACAAGTGCTGCCAATGTGTTACCTACTACGTTTACAGCTGTACGAGCCATATCTAAAATACGGTCAATACCTGCAATGAATGCTAAACCTTCAAGTGGAATACCTACAGAACCTAATGTTGCAAGAAGTACTACGAAAGATACCCCTGGAACACCCGCAATACCTTTAGATGTTACCATTAATACAAGCATTAATGTAATCTGTTCCATAATTGAAAGGTCAATACCGTACATTTGCGCAATGAAGATTGCTGCAATCGCCTGGTAAAGAGTAGAACCGTCTAAGTTGAATGAATAACCTGTTGGGATTACGAATGATACGATATCTTTCGGTGCACCCATTTTTTCTGTTTTTAACATAATACGAGGTAATACTGTCTCTGATGAAGAAGTAGTATAAGCCAGTAATAGCTCGTCCTTAATCATACGAATTAATTTAAAGATATTAATACCGAAAATACGGGCAGTAAGACCTAATACAACAATTACGAAAAAAATCATTGTTGCATATACTAAAATCGCCAGTTTTCCTAATGGTATAAGGGATTCTATACCGAATTTGGAAACGGTTACACCTATAAGTGCAAATACCCCAATTGGTGCGAATTTCATTACTAAGTTTGTGACCCAGAACATGGCGTCTGCAGTACCTTGGAAGAATGCGAGCACTGGTTTTCCGCGATCACCAATTGCTGCTACACCTAAACCGAAAATTACAGAGAAGAAAATAATTGCTAGCATATCGCCTTCTGCCATTGCATTTATAATGTTTTTAGGAACGACATCTACAATAATTTGGATTTTGCTTTTATCTTCTTCAGCTTCCGTTGTTTCTACATAAGAAGAAATATCAGATTTCTCTAATGCATTCATATCAATACCAGCACCTGGTTGGAATAGGTTAGCTGCTAATAAACCAACAACAATCGCAACTGTTGTAATAACTTCGAAATAAATAAGTGTTTTACCGCCAAGACGACCTAATTGTTTCATATCACCAGTTCCGGCAACACCAACGATTAGTGTCGAAATAATAATCGGTACTACGATCATCTTAATTAAGTTTAAGAAAATATCGCCAAGTGGCTGTAAGTATGACTGTGCAGTTTCGTTACCAAAGAACACAGCACCTACGATAACACCGAGTACAAGACCGATTAAAATTTGTGCGGCTAAACTAATTTTAAACTTTTTCAAAATATAGTTCCTCCTAAAAAATCAGATTCAGGACTAGCCTAAAACTAATTTTATTAGATACATACAAAATCCGACAAAATCCGACTAATCAACTTTACTAATAATTTCAGAATATAAAACTTGAATGAATTTTTTTATGTTTACTTTTGCTTTACGTTGCTCATTTTTCTCTATTTGATTCATTAAATAACGAATATCCGTCAAGTCAAAATAGCGTGGGGTATAATACTCAAATTCAGAGTTTGTATAATCGACAATTCCTAAATTTGCCAAGTTAATCATTGCAGCTAATATAGTCCGGCGTACACGTTGTTCAATTGCTTTACTTTCCTTTAAAATTTCATCCGGCGTATTTTTCGTCAGCATGGCAACACGTTCATATACTTCCTTTAATGGGGGAAGCGGTGCAATTTTATGCTTTTCGATTAATAGCTGTTCTATAATTTTGATAATATCCTCACTGCCGACTTCAGCGACAATTCCCATATCATTCAAGATGGATTGAATATGTTCCCGTGCCGTTTTTTTTGTATGTGTCACATCTGTAATATCAAAGTTTGTCAGAGACTGGCGAATAACTTGCAAGGAATTTCTTAATAAGTATTGCTCGGTTGTCCTTTTTAATACCATTTGTACTTCAACTTTATTAATAGGCTTATGAATGAAAAATTCAATTCCTTTTGAATAGCCTTCAGCGACCATTTCTTTATTAACAACTTGTGAGATCATAATAAACTGACCTTTGAAACCATTTTGTTGAAGGCGTTCAAT
This sequence is a window from Solibacillus isronensis. Protein-coding genes within it:
- a CDS encoding RraA family protein, whose protein sequence is MTLSMIDRLQVLPTTAISDATGGHTNVASAIKPLADHFKIAGQARTVRLPDGENGAVLEAISQAEKGEILVIDAKGNTNRAVAGDFVMQLAQGVGVQGFVVDGVIRDIAAAKEIDFPVFALGTTVAAGNKHGGGTVGIAVSVGNVAVQTGDYVVGDSDGVVIIPQEDIEQIIEAAEAKVAKDEERAHEALYNGEASIRAYLAKVVK
- a CDS encoding cation:dicarboxylate symporter family transporter encodes the protein MLKKFKISLAAQILIGLVLGVIVGAVFFGNETAQSYLQPLGDIFLNLIKMIVVPIIISTLIVGVAGTGDMKQLGRLGGKTLIYFEVITTVAIVVGLLAANLFQPGAGIDMNALEKSDISSYVETTEAEEDKSKIQIIVDVVPKNIINAMAEGDMLAIIFFSVIFGLGVAAIGDRGKPVLAFFQGTADAMFWVTNLVMKFAPIGVFALIGVTVSKFGIESLIPLGKLAILVYATMIFFVIVVLGLTARIFGINIFKLIRMIKDELLLAYTTSSSETVLPRIMLKTEKMGAPKDIVSFVIPTGYSFNLDGSTLYQAIAAIFIAQMYGIDLSIMEQITLMLVLMVTSKGIAGVPGVSFVVLLATLGSVGIPLEGLAFIAGIDRILDMARTAVNVVGNTLAALVMAKWEKRFDEKQFAEYQAANLK
- a CDS encoding response regulator, with product MRYFIVDDDRASRMMLSNIINDCELGAVIGEAKNGLDAIPQILMMQPEFVLIDLLMPKLDGIETIERLQQNGFKGQFIMISQVVNKEMVAEGYSKGIEFFIHKPINKVEVQMVLKRTTEQYLLRNSLQVIRQSLTNFDITDVTHTKKTAREHIQSILNDMGIVAEVGSEDIIKIIEQLLIEKHKIAPLPPLKEVYERVAMLTKNTPDEILKESKAIEQRVRRTILAAMINLANLGIVDYTNSEFEYYTPRYFDLTDIRYLMNQIEKNEQRKAKVNIKKFIQVLYSEIISKVD